The Kogia breviceps isolate mKogBre1 chromosome 19, mKogBre1 haplotype 1, whole genome shotgun sequence genome contains the following window.
agtcagaaagggaaagagaaataccatatgatatcatttatacgtggaacctaaaatatgacacaatgaacttatctatgaaacagaaacagactcacagacacagagaacagatttgtggttgccaagggggagggatggactgggagtttgggatcagcagatgcaaactattatctatagaacggataaacaacaaggtcttactgtgtaacacagggaactatattcagtaccctgtgataaaccataacagaaaagaatatgaaagagaatgtaCATACATCTATAACTGGgtcactctgctgtacaataTAAATCaccacacattgtaaatcaactatacttcaataaaatacgttaaaaaaaataaagacataaataaagggaaagacaatctgtgttcatagattggaagacatAATATTAAGACAGCAAGTTCATATGGAATTGCGAGGGGCCCCAAGTAGccaaaaaattttgaaagagaagaacaaagtaggaggacTCACGCTGCTCAATGTCAAAAGCTACAGGAAATCTAAACGGTGCAGTACTGGCATAAGCAAAGACATGCAGAAGAATGGGACAGAACtgacagtccagaaataaacccaaatatcTATGGTCAACTGttttttgacaaggatgccaaggcCATTCtatgggaaaaggacagtcttttcaacaaacagtgctgagAAAAACTAGCTATtcacatgtaaaaggatgaagctggatctttcCTTTATACCacatagaaaaattaactcaaaatggatcaatgacCCAAATATAACAGtgtaaacttttagaagaaaacataggggcaaatcttcatgaccttcaGTTTGGCAATGGCTTCTTAGATATGACAGTGAAAGTATAatcaaaataagaaggaaaaacaggtaaactggacttcatcaacaTTAAAAACTTCGGCGCATCTAagaacactatcaagaaagtgagaagacaatccacagaatgagaacatctgcaaatcatatatctaacaAGGACCTAGTATcctgaatgtataaagaactctcgcagctcaatgacaaaaagacaattcaaaaatgggcaaaagacatgaacatacatttctccaaagaaggagacacaatggccaacaagcacatgaaaagatgctccgcATCGTCGGTCACTCAGGAGACGCAAACTGAAACCGCAGCAAGGTATTTCACACCCACCAGGATGgtgataattaaaaaaagaaaagaaaaagagcaagtgTTGACGGaacgtggagaaactggaacaccgataagaatgtaaaatgtttcagccactgtggaaaacagtttggcatttcctcaaaaagttaaacatagagttaactcatgacccagcaattccactcctaggcatttacCCCAAAGAACTAAAAACAGGTATTCAAGTAAAAACTTGTACGTGAATGTctatagcagctctattcacaagagccaaaaggtggaaccAGTCCAAATGCTCACCAACTGAAGAAAAGATAAACCAAACGTGATTCTATCTATAcgatgggatattattcagccgtaaaaaggaatgcAGTACTAACATACTACAACATGAACGGATCTCaaaaatgctaagtgaaagaagcctgacacaaaaggccacgtatTGTACTAATCTTTTTGggtgaaatatccagaacagacACAAAGCAGCTTAGTGACCTGCCAGCGGCTGGGAGAAGTGGGGAATGAGGAGTGGCTACTTCACGGCTACCGGGCCTCCTCCTGGTGTGATGAAACCTGGAACTAAACAGAGGCGACGGACGCACAACATTGAGAACGTACTCAACGCTGGCGAACTGTGTACTTCAAAACAGCTGACACTCACGTGGAGAACACGCGGCTCTCTACTCCTCTCACGATGTGCCTTCAACTGCCACGCTTGCCATGCCCACTGGCTCCTTCCCCTACCGTGCCCACTCGCAACTCCCAGCTTTTGAACTTGCCAAGCTGTTTCAAGCCACTGCGTTGTTCTCTGAACATGGCGTTTCCGGTGCCTGGTAAAACTTGCAAGACTGAGCTCAAAtgttcatccaacaaatatgGATTGAGGGCCTCCTGTATTCCAGACACGTGTTAGGTACCAGGGATACAGCAATGGCTATGGCTATATGGCTATATACAGCTATGGCTATATACAGATATAGCCATAGCCCCTTCCCTCGGAGCTTCCAGTCCACGGAGGAGTGGCGGGGACTGAGATGAGTAATTCAACAGCACGTTATCGAACTGTAACTGGGAGGTGCCTTCCAAGTAGAACAAGGTGGGCTTATCACACAGAGCCCTGACCCAGCTGGGGGAGAGGGATGTGAGGGAAAGCTTCCCTGAAAAAGAGACACTCAAACAGAGCCCGAAGGATACACAAGTTAGCTCTGTGTAGACGGGCCTGTCTCAAGGAGCCTGGAGCCCTAGAAATGGGCACAGCCTGGGGCTGCTCACCAGGACACTCAGCGACGGAAAAGAGGTGACGCCGTCAGCCAGCACCCGCACAACCTCGGCTCCTGTTCCCACCATCCACCGCGGGAAGCAGAGGCCTGAGGACCCtaagatgtgaaagaaaaaagagcaggGAACGTCCACTCATGCTCTGGGAAATCTCCAGAAAACCGTTTCAGGATCCACTTTTATAATTGAGAGTGTCCTGACAGCTCGAGGTCTCGTGTCACCTCCTTCCCAAACCCTTTCTCACCGTCCCTCTCCTTTGGGCCTTCCGTGTGTCCAGAACACACCTGATCCCCAACTCGCCCGACTCTCGGAATTCGTTAGTAGCGACGGAACAGGGGCTCGGGCGGGTCGCCCTGTCGGATGCACCTAGACTGCAGGGCCGGGAGtgcaggcggggtgggggtggggggacccgCAGGCTCGAGAGCAAGTCGGGGGAGTGTGGCCTGCGGTTCCGAGTCTCAGGCCCGCTTGGCATCCGCCGCCGTGCAAGGCGGACCCAAGGTCTCCAAGCAAACGAGAAACACGTTAACTCCGTTTCCAAACGCCCGTCTGTCTCAAGAGGCGCCCGGAGGCCCCGGCCCAACGGCTGGGACCCCCGGTGGAAGCAGCGGCCGCTCGTCCCCGTCCCGCCCGCCCAGGGGCCTCCTCACCCGCCGCATGCGGCCGCCGGACAGCAGGTCGGCGATGCCCTTGGCCGCGTCGTTCTTCTCGGCCACGCAGAGGATCTTCTGCACGCCTCGCAGGGCCACCTCCATGTCGGCGAGGGTCAGCGCCCGGCTCCCAGGCCGCGGCAGCCAGCGGAGCGCGCGGCGGGCGGCCGAGAAGATCATCCCCGGGCCCCGCGCATCTGTGGCGCCAGCCCAGAGACCCAGAGCCTCCCGCTGACCTGCAGTCCCTCGCGCAGGCCGCTTCCGCCCGCCTTCCCGCCGCTTCCGTCGGCGCGAGGGGCACAGCCCCGCGAACTACAACTCCCACGCTGCCCGGCGCGGCCACCTCGCTTCCCTCCCTTCCCGCTCCGCCCTCGGGAGACGCCGCTCTCCGGATCGGAAGTTGACGCGAACGCTTCCGGGTCTCGCGGCGCGAGGTTTCCAGTCATGTGATACCAAGATGGCGGCTCCGCGGTAGCTGGCTCTGGGTTGTGGCGTCCGGGGAGTCGCGACGGTTTCTGCTCTCTGGCCGTGGGGGCTGCCACGCCTGGATGGTCCGTGCGGCGGCCCGTATCCCCGCATTGGGCACCTGTTCAGGGCTGAGGCTGTTGCCGTGGCGGTGGGTTCTCGGGAGTGCCGGTGACCTCTCTGCGGGTGCCCTGCGCCGGCTGTGGTCGCCCGAGGAGTAGAAGGGCAGCCGGCCTCCCGGGTCTTCCCTACTCGCGGAGTTCCTCAGGCCTCCGAGAGCTCTGGAGGAGCCACATCTCTGAGGGGCTGCGGGAGCTCGAGCCCGCGGGTGTGTGACCGGCTGCCTCGTACCCCTGAGGGCGCAAAGAAGCCCGCAAGGACTGCTTCCTCCTCCAGAGGCCTGGCTCCCTCGCGTTGGCTACCCCCGCATTCTTGCCCACTTCCTCTCAATGTTCTCACCATATACCTGGAAATATGATCAGCGCCCCTGACGTGGTGGCCTTCACCAAAGAGGACGAGTACGAGGAGGAGCCTTACAATGAGCCGGCCCTGCCCGAGGAGTACTCGGTGCCGCTCTTCCCCTTCGCCAGCCAAGGAGCCAGTCCATGGTCCAAACTGTCCGGGGCCAAGTTCTCTCGGGACTTCATCCTTATTTCCGAGTTCTCTGAGCAGGTGGGACCCCAGCCCTTACTGACCATCCCCAATGACACCAAAGTTTTCGGTACTTTTGATCTCAATTACTTCTCTTTGCGGATCATGTCTGTGGATTACCAGGCCTCCTTCGTGGGCCATCCCCCTGGTTCTGCGTACCCCAAACTGAACTTCGTGGAGGATTCCAAGGTCGTGCTGGGAGACTCCAAGGAGGGGGCCTTTGCCTACGTGCACCACCTCACCCTGTATGACCTGGAGGCCCGTGGCTTCGTGAGGCCCTTTTGTATGGCTTATATCTCAGCAGACCAGCACAAAATCATGCAGCAGTTCCAGGAGCTCTCAGCTGAATTTTCCAAAGCTTCAGAGTGCTTGAAAACAGGCAACAGGAAGGCATTTGCTGGGGAActtgaaaaaaaactgaaagacttGGATTACACCAGGACAGTGCTGCACACCGAAACGGAGATCCAGAAGAAAACCAATGACAAAGGCTTTTACTCATCTCAGGCCATCGAGAAGGCCAATGAGCTGGCCAGCGTGGAGAAGTCCATCATCGAACATCAAGACCTGCTGAGGCAGATCCGCTCGTACCCTCATCGGAAGTTGAGGGGGTCTGATTTGTGCCCTGGGGAGACAGAGCACACCCAGGATCCGCCCAGCCAGGCAGCCACTACCTCTGACCCCGAAGAGTCTGCTGACACAGACCATTACGCCTGCAGACCCGCCTACACCCCAAAACTCATCAAAGCAAAGTCCACCAAGTGTTTTGACAAGAAGCTGAAGACCTTGGAAGAGCTCTGTGACACCGAGTACTTCAGCCAGACCCTGGCCCAGCTCAGCCACATTGAGCACATTTTCAGAGGAGACCTGTGCTACCTCCTGACCAGCCAGATCGACAGAGCACTCCTGAAGCAGCAGCATATCACAAACTTCCTCTTTGAAGACTTGGTAGAGGTCGAGGACAGGGGGGAAGAGAAACAGGAGAGTGCACCCCCGAAGCCCAGTCACGACAGGCCGCCTTCCAGGGCTGTAGAAGAATGTCCAGTTCCTCAGGTGTTAATTAGCGTGGGCTCCTACAAGTCCAGTGTGGAGTCCGTGCTAATCAAGATGGAGCAGGAACTTGGGGAGGAGGGGTCCAGGGAAGTGGAGGTGACAGAGGCAAGCAGTTTTGACCCCCAGGAAAACTTGGACTACCTGGATATGGACACGAAAGGGAGCATCAGCAGTGGAGAGAGCATTGAGGTTCTCGGCACGGAGAGGGCCACCTCTGTGCTGTCTAAGTCTGACAGCCAGGCCAGCCTCACGGTGCCCTTGAGCCCCCAGGTGGTCCGGAGCAAGGCTGTCAGCCACAGGACCATCAGCGGGGACAGTATTGAAGTCCTCGGCACCTGCCCCTCCGAGGCCCTCATCCCCGACAACTTCAAGGCCAGTTACCCAAGTGCCATTAATGAAGAAGAGTCCTACGCAGGTGACGGCAGGGGAGCCATCCACTTCCAGGCAGGCCTCAGCCCGCCGGAGCTGGGGGAGGCCGAGGAGGGCGGCTCGGGAGTCAGCCCGTCCCAGACAGACTCCTGCTGCATTGGGAGGGAGGGTGGCACTCTGCGGGTGCCGCTGTCCACCCCGGGCCACACGCTCTCCGACGAGGACGGGGTCGTGAGTGTCCCCCCGCAGCGCTACCTGCAGAAGGACCCGGAGTTCCACGTGGACTTCTCAGTGGAAAACGCCAACGCCTCTTCCCGGGACAGCGGTTCCGAAGGCTTCCCTGCTTACGAGCTGGACCCGAGCCACCTGCTGGCTAGCCGGGATGGCAGTAAGACCAGCCTGGAAGACCACTCCGACGCCACCAGCTACGGGAGCAGCGCCACCTCCGCCAGCTCCGACAGGACTTCCCCCTCTGCTCCTCCCACCGGCCCCTCTTCCGAGAGGCATAAGAAGAGGGCGGGCCAGAACGCCTTAAAATTCATCCGCCAGTACCCGTTTGCCCACCCAGCCATCTACTCCCTGCTCAGCGGGAGGACGCTCGTGATCcttggggaggaggaggccgTGGTCAGGAAGCTGGTGACCGCGCTGTCCATCTTTGTCCCCAGCTACAGCGTCCATGCCAAGCCCGTGAAGCACTGGGTCTCCTCTCCTTTGCATATCACGGATTTTCAGAAGTGGAAGCTCATTGGCCTGCAGAGGTAATTGGTTACGGGTGGTGGGGATGGGCCCTGGCTGCTCAGAGATGAGGCTTCGGGTGGCCGTCCCTCTGGGTGAGGCTCACGGGTCGGTGTGGTGGCCCCAGAACCAGGAGGCCTGGCTTCCGGATTTGCCCCAGCACCAACTCGCTGTGTCGCTTTCGGCAGATCCTCTCCTTTTTCTGACCGGTTGCCTTGTGTGTCACAGGAGGGGTTGCAGTTCCTAAGTGGTTCCCAGCCTGGTCTGCACCCTGCTGTGTCAGGATTGTTTGGGAGGATTTTCGAGAACACCGCAGGCTTGCGATGGGGTTGGCCTGCGGTACGACGTGGAGTTCGCCCCGTGTGCAGCGAGGTGTGGGAACGACTGGACTGCTGGGTCTCGGGGCCCTGCCGAGTCTCTAACTCACACTCGGGGCTGAATGACTGAGGCGGGGTCTGCAGCTGAGGGGGCAGGGGTGCTGGGAGAGGCAGCCGCCGCGGCCCTCGCTCCCCTGTCCCCTCTGCCCCAGGAGcccatcccccccgcccccgggaagctttctcctttttccccaCGTCACCGGCTTGTGCTGTAGCAGGTTCTTTCAGGTTTTCCCACGTCCTGCTTGTCTGGCTCGGGGGATTCCTGCCCTGGCGTGCGCGCTGGGCTCACCCCTCTCCCCGCACCTGCCGTTGCTCACCGGAGACGCACGCGCGTCGAGCTGGGTGATGGTCGGAGTCCCCTCTCTGGACTACGGAGAGGGCGGGAGGCCTTTCCTCCCCGCGGCAGTGAGCCGGAGCCGCCGTTTGTTCTGTTTCCCTTTACGCGGCGGGTCCCTGGCGCCCGTGAGGTCACCGCTCACGGCCACCTGACGCGCTGCCCCGCGGAGGCAGGGTGGTGGGATTCAAGCCCAGGGCGCTTCCACGTCCACCTCACTCTCGGGCCGTGGTGGCGGGGCTGGCGTACGAGCTGGAGGTCTCGGGCAGGGCCCCTGCTTTGGGAGAATTCGTGCTCCGGAGGCCGGAGCCCAGCGGCACAGGGAGGCGAGAGCTCCGACGGGGGCGCCTCGCGTGGGAGGCGTGGGGCGGGTGCCCGGAGGAGGTCTGGGGTCTCTGGCTTGAGCGGCAGGGAGGCTGGGGTCGCAGTGGGGGAACAGTGAGGACGGGTCTGCCACACCGGGGCAAGCCCAGCCCGTGGGCGTCGTGGGAGCGTGGACGCAGGGCCGAGGCTCAG
Protein-coding sequences here:
- the SMCR8 gene encoding guanine nucleotide exchange protein SMCR8 encodes the protein MISAPDVVAFTKEDEYEEEPYNEPALPEEYSVPLFPFASQGASPWSKLSGAKFSRDFILISEFSEQVGPQPLLTIPNDTKVFGTFDLNYFSLRIMSVDYQASFVGHPPGSAYPKLNFVEDSKVVLGDSKEGAFAYVHHLTLYDLEARGFVRPFCMAYISADQHKIMQQFQELSAEFSKASECLKTGNRKAFAGELEKKLKDLDYTRTVLHTETEIQKKTNDKGFYSSQAIEKANELASVEKSIIEHQDLLRQIRSYPHRKLRGSDLCPGETEHTQDPPSQAATTSDPEESADTDHYACRPAYTPKLIKAKSTKCFDKKLKTLEELCDTEYFSQTLAQLSHIEHIFRGDLCYLLTSQIDRALLKQQHITNFLFEDLVEVEDRGEEKQESAPPKPSHDRPPSRAVEECPVPQVLISVGSYKSSVESVLIKMEQELGEEGSREVEVTEASSFDPQENLDYLDMDTKGSISSGESIEVLGTERATSVLSKSDSQASLTVPLSPQVVRSKAVSHRTISGDSIEVLGTCPSEALIPDNFKASYPSAINEEESYAGDGRGAIHFQAGLSPPELGEAEEGGSGVSPSQTDSCCIGREGGTLRVPLSTPGHTLSDEDGVVSVPPQRYLQKDPEFHVDFSVENANASSRDSGSEGFPAYELDPSHLLASRDGSKTSLEDHSDATSYGSSATSASSDRTSPSAPPTGPSSERHKKRAGQNALKFIRQYPFAHPAIYSLLSGRTLVILGEEEAVVRKLVTALSIFVPSYSVHAKPVKHWVSSPLHITDFQKWKLIGLQRVASPAGAGTLHALSRYSRYTSILDLDRKTLRCPLYRGTLVPRLADHRTHIKRGSTYSLHVQSALTQLCAKAFLYAFCRHLHLPARGTEAEGLAASRQASFLQLNLGLVNEDVKVVQYLAELLKLHYTREPSAAGQPVLRFDYVPSFLYKI